From the genome of Brassica oleracea var. oleracea cultivar TO1000 chromosome C4, BOL, whole genome shotgun sequence:
TCGTTTCAAATATTCCGTTAAAAGAAATAGCCACATTTTAGATCTGGTTTTGGTAGATCTTTTAAGACCCATGACCAAAACAAAGAAAAAATGTATCAGACTATTTATTTAACACTAGTGATGTTGCCAGAACCGTGTATGGAACTGACATTTGTCTACACAATCAGTCAAAATAACTGTAGTAAAGAGTTAATCCTGTAATCAAGCCAAATAACTATTTCACCATAGATTATAAACTTATATTTAAGTTTTTGAACAAATAGCTCAATAAGACCCACACAGAGTTGTCAAGAAACGATGGGTCATTCAACCTTTTTTACATGCAATTACTACTCAAGTCTCTCGTGACTCCTTACTTGTCCTTAGTCTTCCCACCTAGTCCTCTTATTCTTCTTCTCCCCCTGTATTGCCTTGACGAGCTCCTCAAGCTCTTCACAGAGCGGTTCTGGAGTCAGCTGAATGATCTCATCATCATCGCCAACACTATCAGCATCTGGAACCTCATCCTCATCCGAATCACTTATCCATCCTCCACATCCGGAACTCTTGGCACCTAAAGAAAGATATTTAACATCAGTAAGAATGAATGATAGAGATAGTTTAATGGCGTTGAGTGAGTTTGTTTATTACCTTCAGCAGGACGTTGTGCAAAGCCTCCTGATGCATCTGCTGATGGAAAAGCTGCAGCTGCTGGGGATGCGTAATCTATCACTGATGCTTCTCCTGCTGGTGATGATGAGTCCAAGATGTCTGTCTCGCTGGTGATTGATAAAGCTTCGGTCTGACCAGTCTTTGCACCTGTCTCGGCAGCACAACCCACCAGAGATGTTGAGTTGCTACCGACATCGCCTCTTCCATCCTCAACCTGGTGCTCTTGTTCCTGTAGTACAAACAAAAGATCATGATGCAAGTTAGGTAACAAGCAGAGAGAGAGAGGGAGAGAGTAAGAAGAAGAAGAAATAAACCTTTTGTTTCTCTTCTAGCTGAGGCGTTGGTTCTTGTCCTGCCTCAACCATCTCAACGTTTTGGTCTTGTTCGGCCTCAACCATCTCATTGTCTTCTTGTTCTTGTTCTTCAGCATCAGCCATCTCAAGGTTTTGTTCCTCAGCCCTCTCTTCAATCCTATCTTCAGCCAAGTTCTTGTCCTGCTCATCTGACTTTTCAAGGCACTTGTTTAACAGCACCGAGTAACCACACTCTTCGATCAGAAACCACCCTCCCTCGCCATACACCTGAAGTAAAAACACTCTTCAAATCAAAAACACTTTCAAGGAAGGGAAGTAAAAAAAAAAAAAGGAAAGGTTATACCTCAAGCAACTCCTTGATGCAGACATTGATAAGACGCTCCGCAAAGCCAAACGCTCTCATGGCATCTCGTGCTGCATCCGCTCTCGTCAGTCCAGCCTTCTGCATGAAAAGAAACAACCCATCAGAGATTCACCTAAGAATGAGTTCTAAAGTCATCATCTGTTCAATTCAACCTCTTATGTAATAACAGTTAAAGGCTTTACCTTTTTCCTTCCTCTAGGCGCCATTACAGCTATCCTGAAGAAACCCAAGAACAAAAAAAAAACTGTTACTTTTCAGTCTACGTGCTCTACAATCATACACAAACCAGAAGAAACCAAAAAAGATCGAAACTTTTGCTCGTTCCCAGAAGCTAAACAGTAGAGACATTTCAAAAGTCGTTAACTTTAAAACTTAGAGATGGCCTAAACTTTCAAAAGATCGAAACTTTTTGTTGCAAAATCAGTAATCAGTATGAGACATTTCAAAAGTCACAAACTTAAAGAGAAGCGTAAAACAACGAAACACACACATCAGGCGTAGATCTAGTTAGAGAGAGAGAGAGAGAGGAAGCAGCTTACGGCGGTGGTGATGGAGGAAAGAGACCTAGAGTGTAGGTAGAGA
Proteins encoded in this window:
- the LOC106339486 gene encoding suppressor protein SRP40-like, yielding MAPRGRKKKAGLTRADAARDAMRAFGFAERLINVCIKELLEVYGEGGWFLIEECGYSVLLNKCLEKSDEQDKNLAEDRIEERAEEQNLEMADAEEQEQEDNEMVEAEQDQNVEMVEAGQEPTPQLEEKQKEQEHQVEDGRGDVGSNSTSLVGCAAETGAKTGQTEALSITSETDILDSSSPAGEASVIDYASPAAAAFPSADASGGFAQRPAEGAKSSGCGGWISDSDEDEVPDADSVGDDDEIIQLTPEPLCEELEELVKAIQGEKKNKRTRWED